A part of Candidatus Nezhaarchaeota archaeon genomic DNA contains:
- the hflX gene encoding GTPase HflX, which yields MNKAVVAGVFPARDDFRLSEVVELTKNGGYLVVDKIVQFRETPHSKYLIGPGKLQELKDKMSKYDIKTVIFANELSPGQYFRLQKELGVDVNILDRVLLILKIFEKRALTSEAKLQIELARLKYTLPWARELVRLRGFGSEKMGFGSLGGYPYKAYLSFARRRIKTIEEKLRKLKEREEKLILQRKEIMLPIVALAGYTQSGKTTLFNILTKESKTTGLGPFTTLETCARRVSAYGRDFIVVDSLGFIEEMPSLILDAFHATLTELRLADVVVLMVDVSEPPSRISKKVETSLSIISQVTKMKKPTIIAANKIDLIGDARLESTLKLIKSLVPQYEIIVLSAKKGVNVSYLLKRIVELGT from the coding sequence TTGAATAAAGCTGTGGTCGCTGGAGTCTTCCCTGCTCGGGATGATTTTAGGCTAAGTGAAGTCGTGGAGCTCACGAAGAATGGAGGCTACTTGGTAGTAGACAAAATCGTTCAATTTAGGGAGACACCTCACTCAAAGTACCTAATAGGTCCAGGTAAGCTTCAAGAGCTAAAGGACAAGATGAGCAAGTATGACATTAAAACCGTCATATTTGCCAATGAGCTTAGTCCTGGACAGTATTTTAGGTTACAGAAAGAACTTGGAGTAGATGTCAATATATTGGACAGAGTTCTTCTAATCCTCAAGATATTCGAAAAAAGGGCTTTGACGTCTGAAGCTAAGTTACAAATCGAGTTAGCAAGACTAAAATACACGCTTCCTTGGGCACGTGAACTGGTCCGCTTAAGGGGTTTTGGAAGTGAGAAAATGGGTTTTGGGTCTCTGGGCGGATATCCCTACAAAGCTTATCTCTCCTTCGCTCGAAGAAGAATCAAAACAATAGAAGAGAAGTTAAGAAAGTTGAAAGAGAGGGAGGAGAAGCTGATATTGCAACGTAAAGAGATAATGTTGCCCATTGTGGCCTTGGCAGGTTATACGCAATCAGGCAAAACAACCCTATTTAATATCCTAACTAAGGAGAGTAAGACAACAGGTCTTGGCCCATTCACAACATTGGAGACTTGCGCTAGAAGGGTTAGTGCGTATGGAAGGGACTTCATAGTTGTTGATTCGCTAGGATTCATCGAAGAAATGCCCTCACTTATACTTGATGCTTTTCATGCTACACTGACAGAACTGAGGCTTGCCGACGTCGTGGTTTTAATGGTGGACGTCTCAGAACCACCCTCAAGAATAAGTAAAAAGGTTGAAACATCATTGTCAATAATATCCCAAGTTACGAAAATGAAGAAGCCCACAATAATTGCTGCTAATAAGATAGATTTAATTGGTGATGCACGTCTTGAGAGCACCTTAAAGTTGATAAAGAGCTTGGTCCCTCAGTATGAAATCATCGTGCTTAGTGCTAAGAAAGGAGTAAATGTAAGTTATTTATTGAAGAGAATAGTTGAATTAGGTACTTAA
- a CDS encoding multiprotein bridging factor aMBF1, which translates to MQCELCGRPVRGHLTKVWIEGAELSVCSNCSRYGYIARSERAMKVQPPIKRKSATKIGMEDLVPRDDYNLLIRQTRERMGMTQMELARLIGEKESVIRRLESGRMKPSMELARKLEKALKIKLFEEVKQQEDVPESRGVQLTLGDVVVVKERSKQLST; encoded by the coding sequence ATGCAATGTGAATTATGTGGCAGGCCGGTAAGAGGTCATCTTACTAAAGTTTGGATTGAAGGGGCAGAGTTATCAGTGTGTTCTAACTGCTCTCGTTATGGTTACATCGCAAGAAGTGAGAGGGCGATGAAGGTTCAACCCCCCATCAAGCGTAAAAGTGCCACTAAAATAGGTATGGAGGACTTAGTTCCAAGAGATGATTACAATCTCCTCATACGCCAAACCCGAGAGCGCATGGGTATGACGCAGATGGAGCTGGCAAGATTGATAGGTGAAAAGGAGTCGGTTATTCGGAGATTAGAGAGTGGGCGCATGAAACCTTCAATGGAATTAGCAAGAAAATTAGAGAAGGCACTGAAAATAAAGCTTTTTGAGGAGGTAAAACAACAAGAAGATGTTCCAGAGTCTCGTGGTGTTCAATTAACATTAGGTGATGTCGTAGTAGTTAAGGAGAGAAGTAAGCAATTAAGTACCTAA
- a CDS encoding pseudouridine synthase, whose product MKEVYEEIVKMRADYQFGAGAGDALASHGLKIGISKRTGKPRYVYSNDGKLLATIRWNDGMIALTVEGARLLLKHFKPPRLRVVIVDEAVNHVKKGRSVFAKHVIDVDPKLRSGDEVIVVDRNDNLLAVGRALLSGLEMLAFNVGVAVKVRRGVSDEGSKPKGTT is encoded by the coding sequence ATGAAAGAAGTGTATGAGGAGATAGTAAAAATGCGAGCTGATTATCAGTTTGGAGCCGGTGCAGGTGATGCTCTTGCATCTCACGGTTTAAAGATAGGGATCTCTAAGAGGACTGGCAAGCCGAGGTACGTATATAGCAACGATGGGAAGCTCTTAGCTACGATTAGATGGAATGATGGAATGATAGCTCTAACAGTAGAAGGGGCTAGACTACTGCTTAAACACTTCAAACCCCCTAGACTTAGAGTTGTAATTGTTGACGAAGCTGTTAATCATGTAAAGAAGGGACGAAGTGTTTTTGCCAAGCATGTAATTGATGTCGACCCTAAGCTACGAAGTGGAGACGAAGTTATAGTTGTGGATAGAAACGATAACTTATTAGCTGTAGGTAGAGCCTTACTCTCAGGGTTAGAGATGCTCGCATTTAATGTAGGAGTAGCTGTAAAAGTTAGAAGAGGGGTGAGTGATGAGGGGTCTAAGCCCAAGGGAACTACATAG
- a CDS encoding nascent polypeptide-associated complex protein translates to MRGLSPRELHRVMQTVKRAGLSIKQLDGVESVTIKLKDKELIVRDPQVTTMKMGDQIIFQVVGEVEERPLIEDIIISDEDVQLVASQAGVGLEEARKALKATKGDLARAILHLKST, encoded by the coding sequence ATGAGGGGTCTAAGCCCAAGGGAACTACATAGAGTAATGCAAACAGTAAAGAGGGCAGGGCTATCTATTAAACAATTGGATGGTGTTGAGAGTGTAACTATTAAACTTAAAGACAAGGAGCTCATAGTAAGAGACCCTCAAGTTACGACCATGAAGATGGGAGATCAAATAATATTTCAAGTAGTGGGCGAAGTAGAGGAGAGGCCTCTAATTGAAGATATAATAATTTCAGACGAAGATGTACAGCTTGTGGCGTCGCAAGCTGGTGTAGGTCTTGAAGAGGCACGTAAAGCACTAAAAGCTACTAAAGGAGATTTAGCTAGAGCCATACTTCACTTGAAGAGCACGTGA
- a CDS encoding V-type ATP synthase subunit D produces the protein MSSRVELKPTRMELLNLRRRRRLAERGLALLKEKRDALVMELLSVAKEYQSLMLEVREKMEKALLCLTLARVDMGSIKFNEVLSTLQSRLTIETKMRNIMGVTVPMFRVASISDSDIPPYYIPSTSAYLDDALKSFRELFKSIIKLAEIQAVARRIAEEVEKAKRRVNALENIVIPAINRNIKYIELYLDERAREDIFRLRLLKKKRVRK, from the coding sequence TTGAGTTCAAGAGTAGAGCTGAAACCTACAAGGATGGAGCTGCTAAATTTGCGACGTAGAAGAAGGCTCGCGGAGAGGGGCCTAGCTCTACTTAAAGAAAAAAGGGATGCTTTAGTCATGGAGCTCCTATCCGTGGCCAAGGAGTATCAAAGCTTGATGCTTGAAGTTAGGGAGAAAATGGAGAAAGCTCTCCTTTGCCTTACATTAGCGAGGGTTGACATGGGGTCTATCAAATTTAATGAAGTATTAAGCACGCTTCAATCAAGGTTGACCATAGAGACTAAAATGAGAAACATCATGGGAGTTACAGTACCTATGTTCAGAGTGGCATCAATAAGTGATTCTGACATTCCTCCATATTACATTCCTAGTACTTCTGCATATCTAGATGACGCACTTAAATCATTTAGAGAACTTTTTAAATCAATAATTAAGCTTGCTGAAATACAGGCCGTTGCGAGGAGAATCGCCGAGGAAGTAGAGAAGGCAAAGAGAAGGGTCAATGCTCTTGAGAACATAGTTATACCAGCAATAAATAGAAACATCAAATACATAGAACTGTACCTAGATGAGCGTGCTCGCGAGGACATCTTTCGATTAAGACTTCTAAAGAAGAAACGTGTTAGAAAATAG
- a CDS encoding histone deacetylase codes for MDELSCCLIYDEVFLRHYTGPYHPENPQRLVKIIQALSRGGVLSKVRVEKPEKASISDVLLVHDKDYINYVKRVVESGQGYLDPDTPVSSESFDVALYAVGAAIRGCKMLFDEGYDACFTLQRPPGHHAGRAGAALGAPTLGFCLFNNVAIAAKYLVEKYDLERVAIFDFDCHHGNGTQEIFYSDSSVLYISTHQDGRTAYPGTGFIDEIGEGEGRGFNINIPLPPFLGDDLYEEVLNSVVEKVLRKSSPKALLLSSGFDAHREDPITSMNLSVNSFTKIADMVKRLKTEKVIEKILFVLEGGYGPGLVDGVYNILASLTGSQNIVIEEKTVSSSIVRQKVLRVIEDVREKILKPYWGLE; via the coding sequence ATGGATGAGCTCTCTTGTTGTCTGATATATGATGAAGTGTTCTTGAGGCACTACACTGGTCCTTATCATCCTGAGAACCCTCAGAGATTAGTCAAAATAATTCAAGCTTTAAGTAGAGGGGGCGTACTATCGAAAGTTAGAGTTGAGAAGCCTGAGAAGGCTTCAATAAGTGATGTTCTGTTAGTTCACGATAAGGACTACATTAATTACGTGAAGAGAGTTGTAGAAAGCGGTCAAGGATACTTGGATCCAGACACACCCGTTTCAAGTGAAAGTTTTGATGTTGCGCTTTATGCGGTAGGTGCAGCAATTAGGGGATGCAAAATGTTATTTGATGAGGGCTATGACGCATGCTTTACATTGCAGAGACCGCCAGGTCATCATGCAGGTAGGGCTGGAGCTGCTTTAGGTGCACCTACTTTAGGTTTCTGTTTATTTAATAATGTTGCCATAGCCGCTAAGTATCTTGTTGAGAAGTATGACTTAGAGAGAGTAGCAATATTTGACTTCGATTGCCACCACGGGAATGGGACGCAAGAGATTTTCTACTCAGATAGCTCAGTTCTCTACATAAGTACTCACCAAGATGGAAGAACAGCGTACCCAGGTACAGGGTTTATTGATGAGATAGGCGAAGGTGAGGGAAGAGGTTTCAATATAAACATTCCGTTACCACCATTTTTAGGCGATGATCTCTATGAAGAAGTTTTAAACAGTGTAGTGGAGAAGGTTCTAAGGAAAAGTTCCCCTAAGGCATTATTACTGTCATCAGGCTTCGATGCCCATAGGGAAGATCCGATAACATCAATGAATCTATCAGTAAACTCCTTTACAAAAATAGCCGATATGGTAAAGAGGTTAAAAACGGAGAAGGTCATTGAGAAGATTTTGTTTGTCCTTGAAGGGGGATACGGGCCAGGGCTTGTCGATGGAGTCTATAACATTTTAGCGAGTCTCACAGGTTCACAGAATATCGTGATAGAAGAGAAAACGGTATCCTCAAGTATTGTTAGGCAAAAGGTTTTAAGAGTCATAGAGGATGTAAGGGAGAAAATTTTGAAGCCGTATTGGGGGTTAGAGTAA
- the glmS gene encoding glutamine--fructose-6-phosphate transaminase (isomerizing) — MCGIFGCTALKGDVAHIIYESLKKLEYRGYDSVGLATSHNGHLYLKKDQGKIEEVEERLLLSYLPGKCGIGHTRWATHGAPSKENAHPITDCEGKIAVVHNGVIENYLELRSALMKVGHKLRSRTDSEVIAHLIEVFMNQGLTFEESVRKAALTLRGSYAFAAISALHEDTIVCVKMESPLVIGLSPIFVCCSSDILALPPEVENIIVMSDGEMAVIRPSMVIIKDLQSDQLLSPKIMTRKELSYVSNKGDFAHYMLKEIYEQPQVALNVASAPRYFISQLAGNLVKSDRVYLIGCGTSYHACIFGSYVLRYMADIDAFPVVASEFNNLYINLRSNSAVLAISQSGETADILHVLRSLQKVNVKLLALTNVMGSSITRLVSCYVGLYAGPEIAVAATKTFIAQLLMLTRIGIESARIKGVNLDLIKEAEAFLKSSAKLIERSLIMNDVLARNLSIKMSLKSNAYFLARGINVVTALEGALKLKELSYIHAEGYPAGESKHGPIALVEEGYPCIFVCPRDETYDKIIGNIMEMKARGAFVISCVEEGDEKVREISDDVFTLPTLDIKLLTPILHVIPLQLLAYYTSVARGLDPDKPRNLAKSVTVL; from the coding sequence TTGTGTGGGATCTTCGGCTGTACAGCACTCAAGGGTGACGTGGCACATATAATTTACGAGTCTTTAAAAAAATTAGAATATCGAGGATATGACTCAGTGGGTTTAGCCACATCGCACAATGGCCATCTATACCTAAAAAAGGATCAAGGTAAAATAGAGGAAGTTGAAGAGAGATTACTTCTAAGCTACTTACCCGGTAAGTGTGGTATAGGGCATACTCGATGGGCCACGCACGGGGCTCCATCCAAGGAAAACGCCCACCCCATAACCGACTGTGAAGGTAAAATAGCTGTAGTGCATAATGGAGTCATAGAGAATTACCTTGAACTGCGCTCTGCACTGATGAAAGTTGGCCATAAACTGCGCTCAAGAACTGATAGTGAAGTAATAGCTCACTTGATAGAAGTTTTTATGAATCAGGGATTAACCTTTGAAGAGTCCGTCAGGAAGGCTGCATTGACATTACGAGGTTCATATGCCTTTGCAGCAATTTCTGCTTTACATGAGGATACTATAGTCTGCGTTAAGATGGAAAGCCCCCTCGTTATAGGATTATCACCTATCTTCGTATGCTGCTCTTCTGATATCTTAGCTTTGCCTCCAGAAGTGGAGAACATAATAGTTATGAGTGATGGCGAGATGGCAGTGATAAGACCCTCCATGGTCATTATAAAAGACTTACAAAGTGATCAGCTGCTATCACCAAAGATTATGACAAGGAAGGAGCTCAGTTACGTTAGCAATAAAGGAGACTTTGCTCACTACATGCTCAAGGAAATATATGAGCAGCCTCAAGTAGCTCTAAATGTAGCCAGCGCACCTCGCTACTTCATATCGCAATTGGCAGGCAACTTAGTTAAATCCGATAGAGTATACCTCATCGGATGTGGAACCTCTTATCACGCATGCATATTTGGCTCCTACGTGTTACGCTACATGGCAGACATCGATGCATTTCCAGTTGTGGCATCAGAGTTCAATAACCTCTACATAAACCTTAGAAGTAATAGCGCAGTCCTTGCTATATCCCAATCTGGAGAAACGGCAGACATTCTACACGTATTAAGGAGCCTTCAAAAAGTAAACGTAAAGCTCTTGGCTTTGACAAACGTCATGGGCTCTTCGATAACAAGGTTAGTCTCTTGTTATGTCGGTCTCTATGCGGGTCCAGAGATAGCTGTAGCTGCAACAAAGACTTTCATAGCACAACTTCTAATGTTAACTAGAATAGGCATAGAGTCTGCAAGAATAAAGGGTGTAAACTTAGACTTAATAAAGGAAGCTGAAGCCTTTCTCAAATCTTCAGCTAAGCTAATTGAACGCTCCCTTATAATGAACGACGTTTTAGCAAGGAATCTCTCCATAAAAATGTCATTAAAAAGTAATGCGTACTTCTTGGCTCGAGGGATAAATGTGGTTACAGCTCTCGAAGGCGCTTTAAAATTAAAGGAGTTAAGCTATATTCACGCTGAAGGTTATCCTGCTGGCGAGTCAAAACATGGCCCCATCGCGCTCGTAGAAGAAGGTTATCCTTGCATTTTTGTCTGTCCCCGTGATGAGACTTATGATAAAATAATTGGTAATATAATGGAAATGAAGGCGCGGGGGGCCTTCGTAATCTCATGCGTAGAGGAAGGCGATGAAAAGGTGAGAGAAATATCAGATGACGTCTTTACGCTCCCAACTCTGGATATTAAACTATTAACGCCAATACTTCACGTAATCCCATTACAGCTTTTAGCTTATTACACTTCAGTAGCCCGAGGACTTGACCCGGATAAACCTCGCAACTTAGCCAAATCGGTCACAGTCCTTTAA
- the cyaB gene encoding class IV adenylate cyclase, translated as MIEIEVKVTLNKEEKEEVVRRLNSFGEFVGVYVEEDVFFKCLRDPSYGREKTLKLRRRDDKIKLIFKHRVPSKEFKKSLEIEVELIGSDLKSILQLLEYLGFKESMTIKKKRLTYRMGDCLINLDDVEGLGSFIEIEIIAGEEDAHAKIRELLSRLGLLGKELINRSYAEIIREKTA; from the coding sequence GTGATAGAGATTGAAGTTAAAGTCACTCTGAATAAAGAGGAGAAAGAAGAAGTAGTTAGAAGACTTAATAGCTTTGGAGAATTCGTGGGTGTTTATGTTGAAGAGGACGTATTTTTCAAGTGCTTGCGAGATCCATCATATGGTAGAGAGAAAACCCTTAAACTTAGGAGAAGAGATGACAAGATTAAATTGATATTTAAGCATAGGGTGCCAAGTAAGGAATTTAAGAAAAGCTTGGAGATAGAGGTTGAATTGATAGGAAGCGATTTAAAAAGTATTCTGCAGCTACTTGAGTACTTAGGGTTTAAAGAATCGATGACTATTAAGAAGAAGAGATTGACATATAGAATGGGAGACTGCTTAATTAACTTGGATGATGTTGAGGGTCTCGGTTCTTTCATTGAGATAGAAATTATCGCTGGTGAAGAGGACGCTCATGCGAAAATAAGAGAATTATTATCTCGCTTGGGGCTCTTGGGTAAGGAACTCATAAATCGCAGTTATGCGGAGATAATTAGGGAGAAGACTGCATAG
- the thiC gene encoding phosphomethylpyrimidine synthase has protein sequence MLEAARRGVTLEEFKVVALKEDIDVSFIIKGVANGRIVIPKNVMRKNVDPIGIGEGLKAKVNANVGSSMDLSDVNMEIEKARLAVKYGADTVMDLSTSDQMDEIRRAILSNVVVPVGTVPIYEASHMAIKKYGSIVHMTIDDILNAIELHAKDGVDFMTIHAGVTKEAVELLKDSPRIAGIVSRGGAIIAAWILHNNSENPLLKNYDSILDLAREYDFAISLGDGLRPGSQADANDIVQMMELITISKLVKITRKRGVQVIVEGPGHMPLNQIEPHIKLAKKVTNHAPLYTLGPIVTDVAPGYDHITLAIGGAVAVAAGVDYLCAVYPSEHLGIPLPEDIKHGVIASKIAAHAGDIVRLGEKALKWDLELSKARAMLDWETQFKLAMDPETARRIHERVPSRSAACSVCGEYCVYLILSRFLHRTTRMLSTRSTTMSCYWST, from the coding sequence ATGCTTGAAGCGGCAAGGCGAGGGGTTACCTTAGAGGAGTTTAAGGTAGTTGCACTGAAGGAGGATATTGATGTATCTTTTATAATTAAAGGTGTAGCTAATGGCAGAATAGTTATACCAAAAAACGTCATGAGGAAGAACGTAGATCCTATAGGAATAGGGGAAGGACTTAAAGCTAAAGTGAATGCAAACGTAGGCTCATCAATGGATTTATCCGATGTAAACATGGAGATCGAAAAGGCTAGGCTCGCCGTAAAATATGGAGCTGACACAGTTATGGATCTCTCAACTTCAGATCAAATGGATGAAATAAGAAGAGCGATCTTAAGCAACGTTGTAGTTCCTGTAGGGACTGTACCGATATATGAGGCATCACATATGGCCATTAAGAAGTATGGGTCCATAGTCCACATGACAATAGACGATATATTAAATGCCATAGAGCTCCACGCAAAAGATGGTGTGGACTTCATGACCATTCATGCAGGCGTAACGAAGGAAGCTGTGGAACTCCTTAAAGATAGTCCACGAATAGCTGGCATCGTAAGTAGGGGCGGTGCTATAATAGCGGCATGGATTCTTCATAATAATAGCGAGAACCCTTTACTCAAAAACTATGACTCAATACTAGATCTAGCAAGAGAGTATGATTTCGCAATAAGTCTAGGAGATGGTTTAAGGCCTGGATCTCAAGCAGATGCTAACGACATCGTACAAATGATGGAATTAATCACCATCAGTAAGTTAGTTAAAATCACGAGAAAGAGAGGCGTCCAAGTCATTGTCGAGGGTCCAGGTCATATGCCTCTAAATCAAATAGAACCCCATATAAAGCTAGCAAAGAAGGTGACGAACCATGCACCTCTATACACGCTTGGCCCTATAGTAACTGACGTGGCCCCTGGTTATGACCACATAACTTTAGCTATAGGTGGTGCAGTAGCCGTCGCAGCGGGCGTTGATTACCTCTGTGCTGTCTATCCATCAGAACACTTAGGCATACCATTGCCTGAGGACATTAAACATGGCGTTATAGCAAGTAAGATAGCCGCACATGCAGGAGACATAGTTCGACTGGGGGAGAAGGCCCTTAAATGGGATTTAGAGCTATCAAAGGCGAGAGCTATGCTTGACTGGGAGACACAATTTAAGTTAGCAATGGATCCTGAAACAGCAAGAAGAATACATGAAAGAGTACCTTCAAGGAGCGCTGCTTGTTCTGTATGCGGTGAGTACTGTGTATATCTCATCCTGTCTAGATTTTTGCATCGTACCACACGGATGTTGAGTACAAGAAGTACAACTATGAGCTGTTACTGGTCTACGTAA
- a CDS encoding small nuclear ribonucleoprotein (Sm), translating into MVKSDPLKMLMKAINEEIIVRLKDGRSCRGILEKSDQCMNLLLNDAEEINEDDEPIAKYGKVLIRGSNILFVKLRE; encoded by the coding sequence ATGGTGAAGAGCGACCCCCTGAAAATGTTGATGAAAGCTATTAACGAAGAAATCATTGTTAGATTAAAAGACGGCCGAAGTTGTCGTGGAATACTTGAGAAGAGTGATCAATGTATGAACCTACTTTTAAATGATGCTGAAGAGATAAATGAAGACGACGAGCCCATAGCTAAGTACGGTAAAGTGTTGATTAGAGGAAGCAATATTCTATTTGTAAAATTACGAGAGTAG
- a CDS encoding methionine adenosyltransferase produces MSIEVLSQKAVYEQEVEIVERKGKGHPDTLADNISEAVCRELCIYYQENYGTILHHNVDKALVVGGKAVPKFSGGVVCEPIYIIVAGRAVTHVMKEGDMEVVPIGSIALKAMRGCIKATFRHLDPDKHVILDYKIKQGSIDLVKVFELGSGRVPLANDTSFGVGYAPLTDTEKLVLEVERMLNSGEYKKKNPAVGEDIKVLAVRRGKKVDLTIACAMISSYINGLDDYLKAKEDIKEDVLKLASKCNFDVDVKVNTADKPELGLIYLTVTGTSAEAGDDGNTGRGNRVNGLITPNRYMSLEAVAGKNPVSHVGKIYNIVATNIAKTIYEETHKVKEVYVYMVSRIGQPINEPFVVNVKVVPHENVTIEGLRYDIESIVQSGLGDIPKVREHLLKSPLELYL; encoded by the coding sequence ATATCTATTGAAGTCCTTTCACAAAAGGCCGTGTATGAGCAAGAAGTCGAGATTGTTGAAAGGAAAGGAAAAGGGCACCCAGACACATTGGCAGACAACATTTCTGAGGCTGTCTGTCGCGAGCTGTGTATATACTATCAGGAAAACTATGGAACAATACTTCATCATAATGTTGATAAAGCGCTGGTGGTAGGCGGTAAAGCGGTTCCTAAGTTTAGTGGTGGGGTAGTTTGTGAACCCATATACATCATTGTCGCAGGACGAGCAGTGACACATGTGATGAAAGAGGGAGATATGGAAGTAGTCCCCATAGGCAGTATAGCCCTTAAGGCCATGAGGGGTTGCATCAAGGCAACCTTCAGGCACTTAGATCCTGACAAACACGTAATACTTGACTACAAGATAAAGCAGGGTTCTATCGATTTAGTTAAAGTTTTTGAACTAGGAAGTGGGAGGGTGCCCCTTGCCAATGATACCTCATTTGGAGTGGGATATGCTCCGCTTACAGATACTGAAAAGCTAGTGTTAGAAGTTGAGAGGATGCTAAACTCCGGTGAATATAAAAAGAAGAATCCAGCTGTAGGAGAAGACATAAAGGTGTTAGCAGTAAGAAGAGGGAAGAAAGTTGATTTAACCATAGCCTGTGCAATGATAAGCTCCTACATAAATGGACTTGATGATTACCTCAAGGCCAAAGAGGACATCAAGGAGGATGTTTTGAAGTTGGCATCTAAGTGCAACTTTGATGTTGACGTCAAGGTCAATACCGCAGACAAACCTGAGCTTGGGCTCATATACTTAACGGTAACGGGAACTTCTGCAGAAGCTGGGGATGATGGTAATACTGGAAGGGGAAATAGGGTCAATGGGCTCATAACGCCCAACAGGTACATGTCGCTTGAGGCTGTCGCAGGTAAGAATCCTGTAAGCCATGTAGGTAAGATATACAATATTGTTGCAACAAATATAGCGAAGACAATATATGAGGAAACCCATAAAGTAAAGGAAGTCTATGTGTACATGGTGAGCCGTATAGGACAACCAATAAATGAGCCGTTTGTGGTGAACGTGAAGGTCGTACCACATGAAAATGTCACTATAGAAGGGCTTAGGTATGATATTGAAAGCATAGTTCAAAGCGGATTAGGGGACATACCTAAAGTTAGGGAGCACCTCTTAAAGAGTCCACTCGAACTTTATTTGTGA